One genomic region from Reichenbachiella ulvae encodes:
- a CDS encoding HTTM domain-containing protein, producing MVTDRLRRYGTEHTEAAPLAVFRVLFGLMMLASIIRFGAMGWIDQLYVQPQFFFPYFGFEWVRPLSGWTYMIFLLCGLSSLSVALGYKYRLSIILFFLSFTYIELMDKTTYLNHYYFISLVSFLMIFLPVHATFSLDAWLDPKKAFQFIPRWTIDAVKLMLGIVYFYAGLAKLNSDWLFHAMPLKIWLPYHYDFPLLGELFQQSWFLYVFSWAGAIYDLMIPFLMINRRTRVLGFMMIVGFHMITGALFPIGMFPYIMIASSLIFFDSSLHIKIINSFLSFFKLDPKVFFNDKYQLHEQSLFNQSKLKLILLFFALQLLIPFRYLLYPGELFWTEEGYPFSWRVMLMEKSGKATFKVVDGQSNKWLYVDNTVFLTSFQEKQMATQPDFILTYAHFLKEHYEGEGWAEVEVYVDSFVALNGRISKRYIDPSVDLTKEKESFGHKTWILPFEDEIKGL from the coding sequence CATGGGCTGGATCGATCAGCTTTATGTTCAACCCCAGTTTTTCTTTCCTTATTTCGGTTTCGAATGGGTAAGGCCACTGTCTGGCTGGACCTATATGATTTTCTTGCTATGCGGGCTTTCGTCGCTATCTGTGGCTCTGGGCTATAAGTATCGGCTATCGATTATTTTATTCTTTCTATCCTTCACTTACATAGAGTTGATGGATAAAACGACCTATCTCAATCACTACTATTTCATTAGTCTGGTGAGCTTTCTAATGATTTTTTTGCCTGTCCATGCTACATTTTCCCTTGATGCCTGGCTAGATCCTAAAAAGGCTTTTCAATTCATACCTCGATGGACTATCGATGCGGTAAAGTTGATGTTAGGAATCGTGTATTTCTATGCTGGACTGGCCAAACTGAATTCTGATTGGTTGTTTCATGCCATGCCTCTAAAAATTTGGTTGCCTTATCATTATGACTTTCCCTTATTAGGAGAATTGTTTCAGCAGAGCTGGTTTCTATATGTATTCAGTTGGGCAGGTGCTATTTATGATTTGATGATCCCTTTTTTGATGATCAACAGACGCACTCGTGTGTTGGGGTTTATGATGATCGTGGGCTTTCATATGATTACTGGCGCTTTGTTTCCCATTGGTATGTTTCCATATATCATGATAGCCAGTTCATTGATATTTTTTGATTCATCTCTACATATCAAGATCATCAACTCATTCCTGAGCTTTTTTAAATTGGATCCAAAGGTGTTTTTCAATGATAAATATCAGCTTCATGAACAATCTCTTTTTAATCAGTCTAAATTAAAGTTGATATTGCTTTTCTTTGCGCTGCAATTGCTAATCCCATTTAGATACCTGTTGTATCCAGGGGAGCTTTTTTGGACGGAAGAAGGCTATCCTTTTTCTTGGAGGGTGATGTTGATGGAAAAGTCCGGTAAGGCAACTTTCAAAGTAGTCGATGGACAATCCAACAAATGGCTTTATGTAGACAACACAGTCTTTCTGACTTCTTTTCAGGAGAAGCAAATGGCCACACAACCGGATTTTATTCTGACTTATGCTCACTTTTTGAAAGAGCACTACGAAGGAGAAGGATGGGCCGAGGTGGAAGTATATGTAGATAGCTTTGTCGCTCTCAATGGGCGAATTAGCAAGAGGTATATCGATCCCAGTGTGGATCTAACAAAAGAAAAAGAGTCATTCGGGCACAAGACCTGGATACTACCATTTGAGGATGAGATTAAAGGTTTGTAG